The DNA region tattattattattattattattattattattattattattattattattattattattattattattattattattattattattattattattattattattattattattattattattattattattattattattattattattattattattattattattattattattattattattattattattattattattattattattattattattattattattattattattattattattattattattattattattattattattattattattattattattattattattattattattattattattattattattattattatttattattattattattattattattattattattattattattattattattattattattattattattattattattattattattattattattattattattattattattattattattattattattattattattattattatattattattattattattattattattattattattattattattattattattattattattattattattattattattattattattattattattattattattattattattattattattattattattattattattattattattattattattattattattattattattattattattattattattattattattattattattattattattattattattattattattattattattattattattattattattattattattattattattattattattattattattattattattattattattattattattattattattattattattattatttttattattatttttattattattattattgttattattattattattattgttattattattattattattattattattattattgttattattattattattgttattattattattattattattgttattattattattattgttattattattgttattattattattattattattattattattattattattattattattattattattattattattattattattattattattattattattattattattattattattattattattattattattattattattattattattattattattattattattattattattattattattattattattattattattattattattattattattattattattattattattattgttatttttattattattattattattatattatataaaatgcAAATAGTACGGAATTTATCAACTGTGGTGGCcacaaaaattatggaaaaacaaaatatgaccaCCAATTTAGTGAATATAATGAATAAAgatatgtttaacaaaattattaatgtttagCTGTGAAGGTATTACTACCACACATTTTTTAAACTGTGATTTAAAACAGTATGAGCACCCTTTCCTCGTAAAACAAGAGGACAACCTCAAGCACCAACTTCGATCCTGGGGCCAAAATAAtagcttcgttcaaaattccgctaatgggacatcaaagtggtggtcattacctacattctgatgtatgtcatgagttccaacagtgtttttggacgaagatatccctgattccaagttttccacttggggcagaacatagattctaccatggaagccaggaacggacttcgttcaaaattccgctaatgggacatcaaagtggaggtcattacctacattttgttgtatgtcatgtgttccaacagtgtttttgaacgaagatatccctgattccaagttttccactggggggggagaacatagattctgccatggaagccaggaacggacttcgttcaaaattctgctaatgtggcatcaaagtggaggtcattacctacattttgatgtatgtcatgtgttccaacagtgtttttggacgaagatatccctgattccaagttttccactggggggcagaacatagattctaccatggaagccaggaacggacttcgttcaaaattccgctaatgggacatcaaagtggaggtcattacctacattttgatgtatgtcatgaattccaaaagtgtttttggacgaagatatccctgattgcaagttttccactggggggcagaacatagattctaccatggaagccaggaacggacttcgttcaaaattccgctaatgggacatcaaagtggaggtcattactcaATAAGGggaacagaacatagattctaccatggaagccaggaacggacttcgttcaaaattccgctaatgggacatcaaagtggaggtcattacctacattttgatgtatgtcatgtgttccaacagtgtttttgaacgaagatatccctgattccaagttttccactggggggcagaacatagattctaccatggaagccaggaacggacttcgttcaaaattccgctaatgggacatcaaagtagaggtcattacctacattctgatgtatgtcataagttccaacagtgtttttggacgaagatatgcctgattccaagttttccactgggggcagaacatagattctaccatggaagccaggaacggacttcgttcaaaattccgctaatgggacatcaaagtggaggtgattacctacattctgatgtatgtcatgagttccaacagtgtttttggacgaagatatccctgattgcaagttttccactggggggcagaacatagattctaccatggaagccaggaacggacttcgttcaaaattccgctaatgggacatcaaagtggaggtcagtacctacattttgatgtatgtcatgtgttccaacagtgtttttgaacgaagatatccctgattgcaagttttccactggggggcagaacatagattctaccatggaagccaggaacgaacttcgttcaaaattccgctaatgggacatcaaagtgaaggtcaatacctacattttgatgtatgccatgagttccaacagtgtttttgaacgaagatatcccttatTGCaacttttccactggggggcagaacatagattctaccatggaagccaggaacggacttcgttcaaaattccgctaatgggaaatcaaagtggaggtcagtacctacattttgatgtatgtcatgtgttccaacagtgtgtttgaacgaagatatccctgattgcaagttttccactgggggcagaacatagattctaccatggaagccaggaacgaacttcgttcaaaattccgctaatgggacatcaaagtgaaggtcaatacctacattttgatgtatgccatgagttccaaaagtgtttttgaacgaagatatccgtgattccaagttttccactggggggcagaacatagattctaccatggaagccaggaacggacttcgttcaaaattccgctaatgggacatcaaagtggaggtcattacctacattttgatgtacgccatgtgctccaagagtgtttttggacgaagatatcccggtttccatttgtgacaccttgaaatcacattgagaatgtttctcaatgtgaaggttcaattatttttaataaaaattcattcatgaagaaaacttggtaacaatgaaattcgaaagttttggcaactccggtggatttgtttgttgtcgtgcaaaattaataataataaaataattttatttattattttattaaaaatgaagatctcacggtacagcacaaacacaaatggtaaaaatattagagtttttattgttcgctatgttgtacatcaaaatattccacagtcatagcgttttggcgccaaaacgtgaattggcatgcatattgagaaagaagggaacaacagaattcattcaggaatatgatttatggagaaggcaatcgccgtgaacaaattggatgtgttggaggtagtatggaaattattatctgcactcctgatcgtttaaattgtacaagcgaatgttattgacacagccactattacttatctatttttagatgaagctcatcgtattttggatatgggttttgaacctcagattcggaagatatcattggatatacggcccgataaacaacccgtaatgacaagtgctaggagtccgacattttaccgacggttatttgaacaatcccataccggtgcgtgatgtatcattggatttggtcgagcaaacaatcgaaattgttgaagagaatggaaaattctatttggtaaagatttttattaaatatgtggaagctttagctgatgatttgtctaatgatttaaaattagatggttttcgctattgcagatattatctgTCGTGAAGTGAACAATCTTATGGCAACTGATATCGCCTCACGTGGCGGCCATAGaagatataacccatgtcatcaatttccagttccgaaatatcgaagaatacagtaacagtgctatatttagttatagaactcgatccgattggggcatagcatcgaaattaattcttatacctgaagaagctggtcaggatataccatctgactcccgaccatggctgaaccttttgctaaaaccaaagaacgctgtgctgaagaagcacataaatttaatcgAATGCAATGTGGCAGAGTAGGCGTAAGTTATGGCGGTCGTAGTGGTagtaaataacatggaaaatcttccaaacgacctatgaattagcacaaacatttttattgattttctgttggattccataaaaatctattacatattcattagtaacgttaaaggtgattttttattaaaatatgtatgtagtaacatttttgctgttaaaggtgggtactatgttcggttttcgagttgaaaatcattttattttctcgatttttccactggggggctgaacatagattctaccatggaagccaggaacggacttcgttaaaaattccgctaatgggacatcaaagtggaggtcaatacctacattttgatgtatgccatgagttccaacagtgtttttggacgaagatatccctgattccaacttTTCCACTAGGGGGCAAGACaatgattctaccatggaagcgaggaacggacttcgttcaaaattccgctaatgggacatcaaagtggaggtcgttacctacattctgatgtatgtcatgagttccagcagtgtttttggacgaagatatccctgattccaagttttccactggggaacagaacatagattctaccatgaaagccaggaacggacttcgttcaaaattccgctaatgggacatcaaagtggaggtcattacctacattttgttgtatgtcatgtgttccaacagtgtttttgaacgaagatatccctgattccaagttttccactggggggggagaacatagattctgccatggaagccaggaacggacttcgttcaaaattctgctaatgtggcatcaaagtggaggtcattacctacattttgatgtatgtcatgaattCCAAAAGTGTTTTTGgatgaagatatccctgattgcaagttttccactggggggcagaacatagattctaccatggaagccaggaacggacttcgttcaaaattccgctaatgggacatcaaagtagaggtcattacctacatttttatgtatgtcatgagttccaacagtgtttttggacgaagatatgcctgattccaagttttccactggggggcagaacatagattctaccatggaagccaggaacggacttcgttcaaaattccgctaatgggacatcaaagtagaggtcattacctacattctgatgtatgtcataagttccaacagtgtttttggacgaagatatgcctgattccaagttttccactgggggcagaacatagattctatcatggaagccaggaacggacttcgttcaaaattccgctaatgggacatcaaagtggaggtgattacctacattctgatgtatgtcatgagttccaacagtgtttttggacgaagatatccctgattgcaagttttccactggggggcagaacatagattctaccatggaagccaggaacggacttcgttcaaaattccgctaatgggacatcaaagtggaggtcagtacctacattttgatgtatgtcatgtgttccaacagtgtttttgaacgaagatatccctgattgcaagttttccactggggggcagaacatagattctaccatggaagccaggaacgaacttcgttcaaaattccgctaatgggacatcaaagtgaaggtcaatacctacattttgatgtatgccatgagttccaacagtgtttttgaacgaagatatcccttatTGCaacttttccactggggggcagaacatagattctaccatggaagccaggaacggacttcgttcaaaattccgctaatgggacatcaaagtggaggtcagtacctacattttgatgtatgtcatgtgttccaacagtgtttttgaacgaagatatccctgattgcaagttttccactgggggcagaacatagattctaccatggaagccaggaacgaacttcgttcaaaattccgctaatgggacatcaaagtgaaggtcaatacctacattttgatgtatgccatgagttccaaaagtgtttttgaacgaagatatccgtgattccaagttttccactggggggcagaacatagattctaccatggaagccaggaacggacttcgttcaaaattccgctaatgggacatcaaagtggaggtcattacctacattttgatgtacgccatgtgctccaagagtgtttttggacgaagatatcccggtttccatttgtgacaccttgaaatcacattgagaatgtttctcaatgtgaaggttcaattatttttaataaaaattcattcatgAAAGAAACTtggtaacaatgaaattcgaaagttttggcaactccggtggatttgtttgttgtcgtgcaaaattaataataataaaataattttatttattattttattaaaaatgaagatctcacggtacagcacaaacacaaatggtaaaaatattagagtttttattgttcgctatgttgtacatcaaaatattccacagtcatagcgttttggcgccaaaacgtgaattggcatgcatattgagaaagaagggaacaacagaattcattcaggaatatgatttatggagaaggcaatcgccgtgaacaaattggatgtgttggaggtagtatggaaattattatctgcactcctgatcgtttaaattgtacaagcgaatgttattgacacagccactattacttatctatttttagatgaagctcatcgtattttggatatgggttttgaacctcagattcggaagatatcattggatataccgcccgataaacaacccgtaatgacaagtgctaggagtccgacattttaccgacggttatttgaacaatcccataccggtgcgtgatgtatcattggatttggtcgagcaaacaatcgaaattgttgaagagaatggaaaattctatttggtaaagatttttattaaatatgtggaagctttagctgatgatttgtctaatgatttaaaattagatggttttcgctattgcagatattatctgTGGTGAAGTGAACAATCTTATGGCAACTGATATCGCCTCACGTGGCGGCCATAGaagatataacccatgtcatcaatttccagttccgaaatatcgaagaatacagtaacagtgctatatttagttatagaactcgatccgattggggcatagcatcgaaattaattcttatacctgaagaagctggtcaggatataccatctgactcccgaccatggctgaaccttttgctaaaaccaaagaacgctgtgctgaagaagcacataaatttaatcgAATGCAATGTGGCAGAGTAGGCGTAAGTTATGGCGGTCGTAGTGGTagtaaataacatggaaaatcttccaaacgacctatgaattagcacaaacatttttattgattttctgttggattccataaaaatctattacatattcattagtaacgttaaaggtgattttttattaaaatatgtatgtagtaacatttttgctgttaaaggtgggtactatgttcggttttcgagttgaaaatcattttattttctcgatttttccactggggggctgaACATAGATTCCCTGATTCCAACTTTTCCACTAGGGGGCAAGACaatgattctaccatggaagcgaggaacggacttcgttcaaaattccgctaatgggacatcaaagtggaggtcgttacctacattctgatgtatgtcatgagttccagcagtgtttttggacgaagatatccctgattccaagttttccactggggaacagaacatagattctaccatggaagccaggaacggacttcgttcaaaattccgctaatgggacatcaaagtagaggtcattacctacatttttatgtatgtcatgagttccaacagtgtttttggacgaagatatgcctgattccaagttttccactggggggcagaacatagattctaccatggaagccaggaacggacttcgttcaaaattccgctaatgggacatcaaagtagaggtcattacctacattctgatgtatgtcatgagttccaacagtgtttttggacgaagatatgcctgattccaagttttccactggggtgcagaacatagattctaccatggaagccaggaacggacttcgttcaaaattccgctaatgggacatcaaagtggaggttattacctacattctgatgtatgtcatgagttccaacagtgtttttggacgaagatatccctgattgcaacttttccactggggggcagaacatagattctaccatggaagccaggaacggacttcgttcaaaattccgctaatgggacatcaaagtggaggtcagtacctacattttgatgtatgtcatgtgttccaacagtgtttttgaacgaagatatccctgattgcaagttttccactggggggcagaacatagattctaccatggaagccaggaacgaacttcgttcaaaattccgctaatgggacatcaaagtgaaggtcaatacctacattttgatgtatgccatgagttccaacagtgtttttgaacgaagatatcccttattgcaagttttccactggggggcagaacatagattctaccatggaagccaggaacggacttcgttcaaaattccgctaatgggacatcaaagtggaggtcagtacctacattttgatgtatgtcatgtgttccaacagtgtttttgaacgaagatatccctgattgcaagttttccactggggggcagaacatagattctaccatggaagccaggaacgaacttcgttcaaaattccgctaatgggacatcaaagtgaaggtcaatacctacattttgatgtatgccatgagttccaagagtgtttttggacgaagatatccgtgattccaagttttccactggggggcagaacatagattctaccatggaagccaggaacggacttcgttcaaaattccgctaatgggacatcaaagtggaggtcattacctacattttgatgtacgccatgtgctccaagagtgtttttggacgaagatattccggtttccatttgtgacaccttgaaatcacattgagaatgtttctcaatgtgaaggttcaattattttcaataaaaatgcattcatgaagaaaacttggtaacaatgaaattcgaaagttttggcaactccggtggattggtttgttgtcgtgcaaaatttagaataataaaataattttatttattattttattaaaaatgaagatctcacggtacagcacaaacacaaatggtaaaaatattagagtttttattgttcgctatgttgtacatcaaaatattccacagtcatagcgttttggcgccaaaacgtgaattggcatgcaaattgagaaagaagggaacaacagaattcattcaggaatatgatttatggagaaggcaatcgccgtgaacaaattggatgtgttggaggtagtatggaaattattatctgcactcctgatcgtttaaattgtacaagcgaatgttattgacacagccactattacttatctatttttagatgaagctcatcgtattttggatatgggttttgaacctcagattcggaagatatcattggatatacggcccgataaacaacccgtaatgacaagtgctaggagtccgacattttaccgacggttatttgaacaatcccataccggtgcgtgatgtatcattggatttggtcgagcaaacaatcgaaattgttgaagagaatggaaaattctatttggtaaagatttttattaaatatgtggaagctttagctgatgatttgtctaatgatttaaaattagatggttttcgctattgcagatattatctgTGGTGAAGTGAACAGTCTTATGGCAACTGATATCGCCTCACGTGGCGGCCATAGaagatataacccatgtcatcaatttccagttccgaaatatcgaagaatacagtaacagtgctatatttagttatagaactcgatccgattggggcatagcatcgaaattaattcttatacctgaagaagctggtcaggatataccatctgactcccgaccatggctgaaccttttgctaaaaccaaagaacgctgtgctgaagaagcacataaatttaatcgAATGCAATGTGGCAGAGTAGGCGTAAGTTATGGCGGTCGTAGTGGTagtaaataacatggaaaatcttccaaacgacctatgaattagcacaaacatttttattgattttctgttggattccataaaaatctattacatattcattattaacgttaaaggtgattttttattaaaatatgtatgtagtaacatttttgctgttaaaggtgggtactatgttcggttttcgagttgaaaatcattttattttctcgatttttccactggggggctgaacatagattctaccatggaagccaggaacggacttcgttaaaaattccgctaatgggacatcaaagtggaggtcaatacctacattttgatgtatgccatgagttccaacagtgtttttggacgaagatatccctgattccaacttTTCCACTAGGGGGCAAGACaatgattctaccatggaagcgaggaacggacttcgttcaaaattccgctaatgggacatcaaagtggaggtcgttacctacattctgatgtatgtcttgagttccagcagtgtttttggacgaagatatccctgattccaagttttccactggggaacagaacatagattctaccatggaagccaggaacggacttcgttcaaaattccgctaatgggacatcaaagtggaggtcattacctacattttgatgtatgtcatgtgttccaacagtgtttttgaacgaagatatccctgattgcaagttttccactggggggcagaacatagattctaccatggaagccaggaacgaacttcgttcaaaattccgctaatgggacatcaaagtgaaggtcaatacctacattttgatgtatgccatgagttccaagagtgttttggacgaagatatccgtgattccaagttttccactggggggcagaacatagattctaccatggaagccaggaacggacttcgttcaaaattccgctaatgggacatcaaagtggaggtcagtacctacattttgatgtatgtcatgtgttccaacagtgtttttgaacgaagatatccctgattgcaagttttccactggggggcagaacatagattctaccatggaagccaggaacgaacttcgttcaaaattccgctaatgggacatcaaagtgaaggtcaatacctacattttgatgtatgccatgagttccaagagtgtttttggacgaagatatccgtgattccaagttttccactggggggcagaacatagattctaccatggaagccaggaacggacttcgttcaaaattccgctaatgggacatcaaagtggaggtcattacctacattttgatgtacgccatgtgctccaagagtgtttttggacgaagatattccggtttccatttgtgacaccttgaaatcacattgagaatgtttctcaatgtgaaggttcaattattttcaataaaaatgcattcatgaagaaaacttggtaacaatgaaattcgaaagttttggcaactccggtggattggtttgttgtcgtgcaaaatttagaataataaaataattttatttattattttattaaaaatgaagatctcacggtacagcacaaacacaaatggtaaaaatattagagtttttattgttcgctatgttgtacatcaaaatattccacagtcatagcgttttggcgccaaaacgtgaATTGCCATGCAAATTGAGAATTCATtcaggaatatgatttatggagaaggcaatcgccgtgaacaaattggatgtgttggaggtagtatggaaattattatctgcactcctgatcgtttaaattgtacaagcgaatgttattgacacagccactattacttatctatttttagatgaagctcatcgtattttggatatgggttttgaacctcagattcggaagatatcattggatataccgcccgataaacaacccgtaatgacaagtgctaggagtccgacattttaccgacggttatttgaacaatcccataccggtgcgtgatgtatcattggatttggtcgagcaaacaatcgaaattgttgaagagaatggaaaattctatttggtaaagatttttattaaatatgtggaagctttagctgatgatttgtctaatgatttaaaattagatggttttcgctattgcagatattatctgTGGTGAAGTGAACAATCTTATGGCAACTGATATCGCCTCACGTGGCGGCCATAGaagatataacccatgtcatcaatttccagttccgaaatatcgaagaatacagtaacagtgctatatttagttatagaactcgatccgattggggcatagcatcgaaattaattcttatacctgaagaagctggtcaggatataccatctgactcccgaccatggctgaaccttttgctaaaaccaaagaacgctgtgctgaagaagcacataaatttaatcgAATGCAATGTGGCAGAGTAGGCGTAAGTTATGGCGGTCGTAGTGGTagtaaataacatggaaaatcttccaaacgacctatgaattagcacaaacatttttattgattttctgttggattccataaaaatctattacatattcattattaacgttaaaggtgattttttattaaaatatgtatgtagtaacatttttgctgttaaaggtgggtactatgttcggttttcgagttgaaaatcattttattttctcgatttttccactggggggctgaacatagattctaccatggaagccaggaacggacttcgttaaaaattccgctaatgggacatcaaagtggaggtcaatacctacattttgatgtatg from Haematobia irritans isolate KBUSLIRL unplaced genomic scaffold, ASM5000362v1 scaffold_16, whole genome shotgun sequence includes:
- the LOC142242454 gene encoding uncharacterized protein LOC142242454, coding for MQIENSFRNMIYGEGNRREQIGCVGDEAHRILDMGFEPQIRKISLDIPPDKQPVMTSARSPTFYRRLFEQSHTGA